A window of the Candidatus Ozemobacteraceae bacterium genome harbors these coding sequences:
- a CDS encoding PhnD/SsuA/transferrin family substrate-binding protein, translating to MTNGLMHRFGRLAASVAFGLMLALATGCGEGDGTNGLRLEVDERLPVQFGVFPFLERGELEKALAPLTGYLAAKLGRDVRIQLVADYADLERLVRQRRIDIGWFSPRSRQVGAQGVMIPVCRPRTRSGSYQGLIVARRASGVTDLAGLASGSFAYVDRGSKSGFLYPNRVFVERGIEPLRFFRSISWAGNHETCVRGVLDGRWDAAAVTSLVLKNSPASVTGNLVVLATTAAILTDPIVIRDGSPGLGRETVRSLFSGMASDTEGAHVIASLAVSFGIFGFDALTEAER from the coding sequence ATGACAAACGGATTGATGCACAGGTTCGGAAGACTCGCGGCCTCGGTCGCGTTCGGTCTCATGCTGGCGCTCGCCACGGGGTGTGGAGAAGGCGACGGCACAAACGGGCTTCGTCTCGAGGTCGACGAGCGGCTTCCCGTGCAGTTCGGCGTCTTTCCCTTCCTCGAGCGCGGCGAGCTCGAGAAAGCCCTGGCGCCCCTGACGGGATATCTAGCCGCGAAGCTGGGCCGGGACGTTCGGATCCAGCTCGTCGCGGATTACGCCGATCTCGAGCGACTCGTCAGGCAGCGACGAATCGACATCGGCTGGTTTTCACCTCGTTCAAGGCAGGTGGGGGCACAGGGAGTCATGATTCCCGTTTGCCGCCCGCGGACCCGTTCGGGAAGCTACCAGGGGCTCATCGTCGCGAGGCGCGCATCGGGCGTGACGGACCTGGCAGGTTTGGCCTCTGGCAGTTTCGCCTATGTCGATCGCGGCTCGAAGAGCGGTTTCCTGTATCCGAATCGCGTGTTCGTGGAGCGGGGAATCGAACCTCTCCGGTTTTTCCGTTCGATTTCCTGGGCGGGCAACCATGAAACCTGCGTCAGAGGCGTGCTCGACGGCAGGTGGGACGCCGCCGCCGTGACGTCGCTCGTCCTGAAGAACAGTCCAGCTTCCGTGACCGGGAACCTCGTCGTTCTCGCCACGACCGCGGCGATTCTGACCGATCCAATCGTCATCCGGGACGGCTCGCCCGGCCTGGGACGAGAGACGGTCCGCAGCCTGTTTTCCGGCATGGCCTCGGATACGGAAGGGGCGCACGTCATCGCGAGTTTGGCTGTATCGTTTGGTATATTTGGCTTCGACGCCCTGACTGAGGCCGAGCGATGA
- a CDS encoding HEAT repeat domain-containing protein, protein MGAYTKRAEVAGRPEEMSGLLPPAGVLMIGLFSLLLRAAVNVFFIAGQTLFFKTAGVTGLPYVYAVMNVVYISLQAGAVRHLTGSSGTYLQRLSAAFFAIAFVRLFAPVGDSAWLDTGFLLAVMVYELFFNQFFTHWLNEVLPLDEGKRYLPFINGCGSLSFILSGVVMRLALSVASLPTVMAADVFAFAGAAALFGLVRGRFRERSESVSPASPVPPAEPSGAESAPPGPDVGGSFANRLAALALLFTLSKYWLDYQYSRAITTACDTPERLASFIATFTACTDALVLLTQMAVAGFVMKSVRLTRILAFLPVTVGLAALASTGGAISTVLATQFLFTWLAKSFHHSAMSLIVGVLPAKPRLKALSTIGICASAGSMASALLLMAVQTSLAPGIAFGSLALVLGLMTASILPLEWAWEAAIGRILDGEAAASGRGGRLMAIESLRALSPAERLQRLETLLRGTEEERLAALDLLDGIPRAAWQQPLVELLRAEASPTVRAGVVRRLLSGDGVVSRWVGADLLAAGETDPRVLSNLLEGLADIDADRAFLPWIRTCLDHPHHRVRAAAAEGLIRLSGDAGDIETGLRSLSGMSRSADPIKRAAAIAVLGRLQHESFFDELTSGLSDPDERVAGQAIAALRRLPLPETGQVLKTAAETLPKHLAPEAEAAAQAIEMLTCRGISQVVETLDPAERAQVVSRLGTWRHDSRIYLLIRALQVEPDGLRAALAEAIETVGSPDVRRLITHGFGQDGSAVVWIAERVAPEIQGLAVQDLADVTLLLRLMREHGAHDRIGTLLVPLLERIELDISETPVRSVESDLRLRLAITAASARASDPAGIVDALERALRGDRFVASLSWEFLDLQLGTEVAGRLRRLMKTVTSAFPTSGKITGHP, encoded by the coding sequence ATGGGAGCGTATACGAAACGAGCCGAAGTCGCCGGCCGACCCGAAGAAATGAGCGGCCTGCTTCCGCCTGCCGGGGTGCTGATGATAGGGCTGTTCAGCCTGCTTCTCCGCGCGGCGGTCAACGTCTTCTTCATCGCCGGCCAGACGCTGTTCTTCAAGACCGCCGGCGTGACGGGCCTGCCGTACGTCTACGCGGTGATGAACGTCGTCTACATCTCCCTCCAGGCGGGCGCCGTGCGGCATCTCACCGGCTCGTCGGGAACCTACCTGCAGCGACTCTCGGCCGCCTTCTTCGCCATAGCCTTCGTGCGCCTGTTTGCGCCGGTCGGCGATTCGGCCTGGCTCGACACGGGATTTCTGCTTGCCGTCATGGTGTACGAGCTGTTTTTCAACCAGTTCTTCACACACTGGCTGAACGAGGTGCTGCCGCTCGACGAGGGCAAGCGATATCTGCCGTTCATCAACGGCTGCGGCAGTCTCAGCTTCATCCTGAGTGGCGTCGTGATGCGTCTCGCTCTCTCGGTCGCGAGCCTGCCGACCGTGATGGCGGCCGACGTTTTCGCCTTCGCGGGCGCCGCCGCGCTGTTCGGGCTTGTCCGGGGCCGTTTCAGGGAACGCTCGGAATCAGTCTCTCCGGCCTCGCCGGTGCCGCCTGCAGAGCCATCCGGAGCCGAATCCGCACCTCCCGGCCCGGACGTCGGTGGCTCCTTCGCGAATAGGCTTGCCGCCCTGGCCCTGCTCTTCACCCTGTCGAAATACTGGCTCGACTATCAGTATTCGCGGGCGATCACGACGGCTTGCGATACCCCCGAGCGGCTCGCCTCGTTCATCGCGACGTTCACGGCCTGCACCGATGCGCTGGTTCTGCTGACGCAGATGGCTGTCGCCGGCTTTGTCATGAAGTCCGTGCGGCTGACACGCATTCTCGCATTTTTGCCGGTAACGGTCGGCCTCGCCGCCCTCGCCTCGACGGGCGGGGCGATCTCCACCGTCCTGGCAACGCAGTTTCTCTTCACCTGGCTTGCCAAATCCTTCCACCATTCGGCGATGTCGCTCATCGTCGGCGTTCTGCCCGCAAAACCGCGCCTGAAGGCGCTGAGCACGATCGGCATCTGTGCCTCGGCCGGCTCGATGGCTTCCGCCCTCCTGCTGATGGCCGTCCAGACCAGTCTCGCTCCGGGAATCGCGTTCGGGAGTCTCGCGCTAGTCCTTGGCCTGATGACCGCTTCAATCCTTCCACTCGAATGGGCATGGGAAGCGGCTATCGGACGCATCTTGGACGGCGAGGCCGCGGCATCGGGGCGCGGCGGGCGGCTGATGGCGATCGAGTCGCTGCGAGCCCTCTCGCCGGCCGAACGACTCCAGAGGCTCGAGACCCTGCTTCGCGGAACAGAAGAGGAACGACTCGCGGCACTGGACCTCCTCGACGGCATTCCTCGTGCCGCCTGGCAGCAACCCCTCGTCGAGCTCCTTCGGGCAGAGGCGTCGCCGACCGTCCGCGCCGGCGTCGTACGGCGGCTCCTTTCGGGTGACGGGGTCGTTTCCCGCTGGGTCGGCGCGGACCTACTCGCCGCCGGAGAAACCGATCCACGCGTTCTCTCGAACCTGCTCGAAGGTCTGGCCGACATCGACGCGGACCGGGCGTTTCTGCCCTGGATCCGCACCTGCCTCGATCACCCGCATCACCGTGTCCGTGCGGCCGCCGCCGAAGGACTCATCCGCCTGAGCGGCGACGCCGGCGATATCGAAACCGGTCTTCGCTCGCTGTCCGGTATGAGTCGTTCTGCGGACCCCATTAAACGTGCTGCCGCAATCGCGGTTCTCGGGCGTCTCCAGCACGAGTCATTCTTCGACGAGCTGACATCCGGCCTCTCGGACCCGGACGAGCGTGTCGCTGGCCAGGCGATCGCCGCCCTGCGGCGGCTTCCCCTGCCTGAGACCGGCCAGGTGCTGAAAACGGCGGCCGAAACGCTTCCGAAACATCTTGCTCCGGAAGCCGAGGCGGCTGCCCAGGCCATAGAGATGCTGACCTGCAGAGGCATTTCCCAAGTCGTCGAAACCCTCGACCCGGCCGAGCGTGCCCAGGTCGTGAGTCGGTTGGGAACATGGCGGCATGATTCCAGGATTTATCTTCTGATCCGCGCTCTGCAAGTCGAACCGGACGGTCTGCGCGCCGCGCTCGCCGAAGCGATAGAAACGGTCGGTTCGCCCGACGTCCGGCGGCTCATCACTCATGGCTTCGGTCAGGATGGAAGCGCCGTCGTGTGGATTGCGGAGCGGGTTGCCCCGGAGATTCAGGGGCTTGCCGTTCAGGACCTGGCTGACGTGACCCTGCTTCTGCGGCTGATGCGGGAACACGGCGCTCACGACAGGATCGGAACGTTGCTGGTTCCCCTGCTCGAGCGCATCGAGCTGGATATCTCCGAAACGCCGGTGCGGTCGGTTGAATCCGATCTGCGGCTGAGACTGGCCATCACGGCGGCTTCCGCCAGGGCATCCGACCCGGCCGGTATCGTCGATGCGCTCGAGCGGGCACTGCGCGGTGATCGGTTCGTCGCGTCGCTTTCCTGGGAATTTCTCGATCTTCAGCTCGGCACGGAAGTGGCGGGCCGGCTCAGACGGCTGATGAAAACGGTCACCTCGGCCTTCCCGACATCTGGTAAAATCACCGGACACCCATGA
- a CDS encoding cache and HAMP domain-containing protein gives MSAWKFRTKVVGALLLAVLGPLVLFGAVTWRLVERSVRDDAVALHQAILRGVTSGVELYIGAQRARLETLARQPDVQSLDPERVCSALAEFVGEEPFFRGAAVADASSTVRASFNRDERETLWRRGERLSMLSATGTLLMQVPVNSFTDDGVRIGTLVARGTLSGPDIQDILDTLSVPENEYVCLLARTGEITARRGAGLPIGARRFVLPASLVACADSLTETTYTMPLKYGEQNDIVSLTWRPALNGWVAAGTPASDAFRLIGTLRANFGLVLLLAVVMAVVAGGWVAASVTSPISALIGGLAKLRDGEFSHRVEIGTGDELDEAGKGLNALAAVLQKKILIGSIWERIRNEPKSPADPKK, from the coding sequence ATGAGTGCGTGGAAGTTTCGGACGAAGGTCGTTGGGGCGCTGCTGCTGGCGGTGCTGGGGCCGCTGGTGCTGTTCGGGGCGGTTACATGGCGGCTGGTCGAACGGTCGGTGCGGGACGACGCGGTGGCGCTGCACCAGGCGATCCTGCGGGGGGTGACCTCGGGGGTCGAGTTGTACATCGGAGCGCAGCGGGCACGGCTCGAAACGCTGGCCCGACAGCCGGATGTGCAGAGCCTCGATCCCGAGCGGGTGTGCTCGGCACTGGCCGAGTTCGTCGGGGAAGAACCCTTCTTTCGAGGCGCGGCGGTGGCCGATGCGTCGTCGACAGTGCGGGCCTCGTTCAACCGGGATGAACGCGAGACCCTCTGGCGCCGCGGCGAAAGGCTGAGCATGCTGTCTGCGACAGGCACGTTGCTGATGCAGGTTCCTGTGAACTCGTTCACGGACGACGGGGTTCGCATCGGGACGCTCGTGGCGCGCGGCACCCTGTCGGGGCCGGATATCCAGGACATTCTCGACACCCTTTCTGTGCCGGAGAACGAGTATGTCTGCCTGCTCGCGAGAACCGGCGAGATCACGGCGCGGCGCGGCGCGGGGCTTCCGATCGGGGCGCGGCGGTTCGTGCTGCCGGCCTCTCTCGTGGCGTGCGCTGACAGCCTCACCGAAACGACCTATACGATGCCCCTGAAATACGGTGAACAAAACGATATCGTTTCACTCACCTGGCGTCCGGCCCTCAACGGCTGGGTGGCGGCCGGAACTCCGGCGTCCGACGCATTCCGGCTGATCGGCACGCTTCGGGCGAACTTCGGTCTCGTGCTGCTGCTCGCGGTCGTGATGGCGGTTGTTGCCGGCGGCTGGGTCGCGGCATCGGTCACGAGCCCGATCTCGGCGCTGATCGGGGGGCTGGCGAAGCTGCGCGACGGCGAGTTCTCGCACCGGGTCGAGATCGGCACCGGCGACGAGCTCGACGAGGCGGGGAAGGGGCTCAACGCGCTCGCCGCCGTGCTGCAGAAGAAGATCCTGATCGGTTCTATATGGGAGCGTATACGAAACGAGCCGAAGTCGCCGGCCGACCCGAAGAAATGA
- a CDS encoding acyl-[ACP]--phospholipid O-acyltransferase: MSDHQTVVPTPSTSSPLTGLLLAEFLGAFNDHAWKMVVALLSIRAATAGLAPGSAAFETASQSQATIAFVVYTLPLAVFSLPAGPIADRFSKRTVIVWLKLFEVLVLLGGTVSLAMGGSIWPLFAALGLMSFQSALYSPSKYGIIPELVPHEKLAHANGLLEMWTFLAIIVGTALGGFLLDASGSSPWIAGAVLTLCATGGWFASMSIPKVQPATLESVGVVESVRDAWSILSGDRVLRLSVMGSILFWGIVSLLGQDILVYAKGITAGSSNSDTLSGLPMALYGIGVAAGSMLAARLSGPKVEYGLIPLGSVGIAAFTVLFGLFGPGIAGTLLVMAILGVSSGLILVPLDSIMQWRSPAHRRGAVIALANVFIFGGTVAGSLGAGLLANTGFDAREIILCTALLTTGGTLWALWLLPDFLLRLVIVITTNIFYRLTIVGSVNVPREGGALLVSNHVSFIDGFLVIASTDRPVRFIVDEIYYNHWLLNPFMRALHVIPVSGTGGLRVVLKALRDAGTSLDEGELVCIFPEGEVTRTGMMLPFRRGLERIIKGRTAPIIPIHLDRVWGSVYSRSGGRFLTKIPERYPHPITVAFGTPLPAETRVAQVRQIVMEMGTAAWEHRREDARPLHHYAIRTLRTRPWRFAAGDINTWHTSRIEALASIIALSRALRPHWEGQKNVGLLLPTTPAGAWTNVAAALGGRVSVNLNWTAGPTGMASAARQAGLKTVLTSRAFLEKAAIDLPDTVQPLYLEDIAADITRFDRLSALALALTAPIRLLERIAGAERTPDVDETATIIFSSGSTGEPKGVMLSHWNIGSNVDGVAQVLTVDSSDTLLGVLPLFHSFGTMSMWFALRTGIGLVFHPNPLDSVAIGGLVEKFGATMLIATPTFLQIYMRRCTPGQLGSLRIVLTGAERLPDKVANAFEEKFGIRPIEGYGATECAPAITVSTLDFRGRGIYQFGSRRGFVGHPVPGLSIRVVDQDSGEPLPHGKPGMLLVRGPNVMKGYIGREDLTAKAIRDGWYVTGDIAVMDENGFVRITDRLSRFSKIGGEMVPHGRVEEALQAASGLDVMTFAVTAIPDERKGERLAVLHTLDESRVPGILEQMTASGLPNLFIPRRDSFVRVDKLPMLGTGKLDLRAIRQIAQEKLGPASPA; this comes from the coding sequence ATGAGCGATCATCAGACAGTCGTCCCGACACCATCAACCTCATCCCCGCTCACTGGGCTGTTGCTGGCGGAGTTTCTGGGGGCGTTCAACGACCACGCGTGGAAGATGGTCGTGGCGCTGTTGTCGATCCGTGCAGCGACGGCAGGGCTCGCGCCGGGATCGGCGGCGTTCGAGACGGCGTCGCAGTCGCAGGCGACGATCGCGTTCGTGGTGTACACCCTTCCGCTTGCCGTCTTCTCACTGCCGGCAGGCCCGATCGCCGACCGGTTCAGCAAGCGGACGGTCATCGTCTGGCTGAAGCTGTTCGAAGTCCTAGTGCTGCTCGGCGGCACGGTCTCCCTTGCCATGGGCGGGTCGATCTGGCCGCTGTTCGCGGCGCTCGGCCTCATGTCGTTCCAGTCGGCGCTGTACAGCCCGTCGAAATACGGCATCATCCCAGAGCTCGTACCGCACGAGAAGCTGGCCCATGCGAACGGTCTCCTCGAGATGTGGACGTTTCTCGCGATCATCGTAGGTACGGCACTCGGCGGTTTCCTGCTCGACGCGTCCGGCAGCAGCCCTTGGATCGCCGGTGCCGTGCTGACGTTGTGCGCGACCGGGGGCTGGTTCGCCTCGATGAGCATTCCGAAGGTTCAGCCGGCAACGCTGGAATCGGTCGGCGTGGTCGAGTCGGTGCGCGACGCCTGGTCGATCCTCTCCGGTGACCGTGTCCTGCGCCTCTCGGTGATGGGATCGATTCTGTTCTGGGGCATCGTCAGCCTGCTCGGGCAGGACATCCTCGTCTATGCGAAAGGCATCACGGCCGGAAGCTCCAATTCCGACACGCTCTCTGGGCTGCCAATGGCGCTCTACGGCATCGGCGTCGCCGCCGGCAGCATGCTCGCCGCGCGACTTTCCGGCCCCAAAGTAGAATACGGCCTGATACCGCTCGGCTCGGTCGGCATCGCCGCCTTCACCGTATTGTTCGGCCTTTTCGGCCCTGGCATCGCCGGAACCCTGCTCGTCATGGCGATTCTCGGCGTCTCCAGCGGCCTCATCCTGGTGCCGCTCGACTCGATCATGCAGTGGCGCTCACCCGCCCACCGGCGCGGTGCCGTCATCGCCCTCGCCAATGTGTTCATCTTCGGCGGCACGGTCGCCGGCTCGCTCGGCGCGGGTCTGCTAGCCAATACCGGCTTCGACGCCCGCGAGATCATCCTCTGCACGGCCCTGCTGACGACGGGCGGCACGCTCTGGGCCTTGTGGCTCCTGCCCGACTTTCTGCTCCGGCTCGTCATCGTTATAACGACAAATATATTTTACCGGCTCACCATCGTCGGCAGCGTCAACGTTCCCCGGGAGGGCGGCGCCCTGCTCGTCTCGAACCACGTCTCGTTCATCGACGGCTTCCTGGTGATCGCCTCGACCGACCGGCCAGTCCGCTTCATCGTCGACGAGATATATTACAACCACTGGCTCCTGAACCCGTTCATGCGCGCCCTCCACGTCATCCCGGTCTCGGGCACCGGCGGCCTCCGGGTCGTCCTCAAGGCCCTCCGAGACGCCGGCACCTCCCTCGACGAGGGCGAACTGGTCTGCATCTTCCCCGAGGGCGAAGTGACGCGCACCGGCATGATGCTCCCCTTCCGGCGCGGCCTCGAGCGCATCATCAAGGGCCGCACGGCGCCCATCATCCCGATCCACCTCGACCGCGTCTGGGGAAGCGTTTACAGCCGCTCGGGCGGGCGGTTCCTCACCAAGATCCCCGAACGTTACCCCCACCCCATCACCGTAGCCTTCGGCACGCCGCTTCCCGCCGAGACCCGTGTCGCCCAGGTCCGTCAGATAGTCATGGAAATGGGCACCGCGGCCTGGGAACACCGCCGCGAAGACGCCCGTCCCCTCCATCACTACGCGATCCGCACCCTCCGGACACGCCCCTGGAGGTTCGCCGCCGGCGACATCAACACCTGGCACACCTCCCGCATCGAGGCCCTTGCCTCGATCATCGCCCTGTCGCGCGCCCTGCGCCCGCACTGGGAAGGCCAGAAGAACGTCGGTCTGCTCCTGCCGACCACACCGGCAGGCGCCTGGACGAACGTCGCCGCGGCGCTGGGCGGCCGTGTGAGCGTCAACCTGAACTGGACTGCCGGCCCGACAGGAATGGCCTCCGCGGCCCGCCAGGCAGGCCTCAAAACGGTCCTGACGAGCCGCGCCTTCCTCGAAAAAGCCGCGATCGACCTCCCCGATACGGTTCAGCCGCTGTATCTCGAGGATATCGCCGCGGACATCACTCGGTTCGACCGGCTGTCCGCGCTCGCGCTCGCCCTGACCGCCCCGATACGGCTTCTCGAACGCATCGCCGGCGCCGAACGCACGCCCGACGTCGACGAGACGGCGACGATCATCTTCAGCAGCGGCAGCACCGGCGAGCCGAAAGGCGTCATGCTCAGCCACTGGAACATCGGCAGCAACGTCGACGGTGTCGCCCAGGTGCTCACGGTCGACAGCTCCGACACGCTTCTCGGCGTCCTGCCCCTCTTCCACTCGTTCGGAACGATGTCGATGTGGTTCGCCCTCCGCACCGGGATCGGCCTCGTCTTCCACCCGAACCCCCTCGACTCGGTCGCGATCGGCGGCCTCGTCGAGAAGTTCGGCGCGACGATGTTGATCGCGACGCCGACATTCCTTCAGATATATATGAGACGGTGTACACCTGGCCAACTCGGTTCCCTTCGCATCGTTCTCACCGGCGCCGAGCGGCTTCCAGACAAGGTCGCGAACGCCTTCGAGGAAAAGTTCGGCATCCGGCCGATCGAGGGCTACGGCGCGACCGAGTGCGCCCCGGCGATCACGGTCAGCACGCTCGACTTCCGCGGCCGCGGCATCTACCAGTTCGGCTCGCGGCGCGGCTTCGTCGGGCACCCCGTTCCCGGGCTATCGATCCGGGTCGTCGACCAGGACTCCGGCGAGCCGCTTCCGCACGGCAAGCCCGGCATGCTGCTCGTGCGCGGCCCCAACGTCATGAAGGGGTATATCGGCCGCGAGGATCTGACGGCGAAGGCGATCCGCGACGGCTGGTATGTGACGGGCGACATCGCCGTCATGGACGAGAACGGCTTCGTGCGCATCACCGACCGCCTCTCGCGCTTCTCGAAGATCGGCGGTGAGATGGTTCCCCACGGCCGCGTCGAAGAGGCGCTCCAGGCTGCATCCGGCCTCGACGTGATGACGTTCGCCGTGACGGCGATACCGGACGAGCGCAAGGGCGAGCGCCTGGCCGTGCTTCACACACTCGACGAGAGCCGCGTTCCCGGCATTCTCGAACAAATGACGGCGAGCGGCCTTCCCAACCTCTTCATTCCGCGCCGTGACAGCTTCGTCCGCGTCGACAAACTGCCCATGCTCGGAACCGGCAAGCTCGACCTTCGCGCGATCCGCCAGATCGCCCAGGAAAAACTCGGCCCGGCCAGTCCCGCCTGA
- a CDS encoding PAS domain-containing protein, with amino-acid sequence MDRDALLTDVIMHHSPFAWWEWDVIHDRVEFNDLKVTALGYRVEDFAGKGYQAFTDILHPEDYQKTMDAMTDLLTGRKSIYQTDYRIRDFENRYHRYMDRGVIIDTIGKKISRVRGIVIDLGLEQEIGANVDGIVELLQKHAADRETILVVCAGCVRLKIDKDEWTPLTKGLAAAITDTVSHGICPNCLYTLYPELADKVLENLSK; translated from the coding sequence ATGGATAGAGATGCGTTGCTGACCGATGTCATCATGCACCACTCGCCATTCGCGTGGTGGGAGTGGGACGTCATTCACGACAGGGTCGAGTTCAACGACCTGAAGGTGACGGCGCTTGGGTACCGCGTCGAGGATTTCGCGGGGAAGGGGTATCAGGCGTTCACCGACATTCTGCATCCCGAGGATTACCAGAAGACGATGGATGCGATGACGGACCTGCTGACCGGCCGAAAGAGCATCTATCAGACCGATTACCGGATCCGCGACTTTGAAAATCGGTATCACCGGTACATGGACCGGGGCGTCATCATCGACACGATCGGCAAGAAGATCTCGCGGGTGCGCGGCATCGTCATCGATCTCGGTCTCGAACAGGAAATCGGGGCGAACGTCGACGGCATCGTGGAACTGCTCCAGAAACACGCCGCCGACCGGGAAACCATTCTCGTCGTCTGCGCGGGGTGCGTGCGGCTGAAGATCGACAAGGACGAGTGGACGCCGCTCACAAAAGGTCTTGCGGCGGCGATCACGGACACCGTCTCACACGGAATCTGTCCGAACTGCCTTTATACCCTGTATCCCGAGCTTGCCGACAAGGTCCTGGAAAACCTGTCGAAGTGA